Proteins encoded together in one Candidatus Bathyarchaeota archaeon window:
- a CDS encoding ATP-binding cassette domain-containing protein — MILDVRGLQKYYPVRKSFLSSSSDVVHAVEDISFQIRAGETFSLVGETGSGKSTVASMIMRLIEPTAGEIEFDGKNMLTQNRKELRETRRDIQMIFQDPYASLNPRMTVESTVGLPLEQLKISSGKEKRQRVIQLLETVGLKPAEKILDRFPHEFSGGQKQRIGVARALALSPKFIVADEPVSSLDISIRAQILNLLKDLKERYNLTYLLIAHDLSVVKYMSDWVCIMYLGRGMELARVKEFYKKPLHPYTKSLLSAVPPIHPSIEKKRIKLKGEMPSAINPPSGCLFHTRCPYTEEKCININPNFMEIRPGHWVSCHRWDEI, encoded by the coding sequence GTGATTCTAGATGTGCGTGGATTACAAAAGTATTATCCAGTTCGAAAAAGCTTTCTTTCATCCTCGAGTGATGTAGTTCACGCTGTAGAAGATATCTCCTTTCAAATTCGTGCTGGCGAAACCTTCAGCTTGGTTGGTGAGACTGGCAGCGGGAAAAGCACTGTTGCTTCAATGATAATGCGATTGATAGAACCAACAGCTGGTGAGATTGAATTTGATGGAAAAAATATGCTCACTCAAAATAGAAAAGAACTGAGAGAGACAAGGCGAGATATACAGATGATCTTTCAAGATCCATATGCATCCCTTAATCCTCGGATGACTGTAGAGTCGACAGTAGGATTACCTCTAGAACAACTCAAGATCTCTTCTGGAAAGGAAAAACGTCAAAGGGTCATTCAACTTTTAGAGACTGTTGGTCTTAAACCTGCAGAAAAGATCTTGGACAGGTTTCCCCATGAGTTTAGCGGAGGACAAAAGCAAAGGATAGGCGTAGCCAGAGCTTTGGCTCTCAGTCCTAAGTTTATTGTAGCTGATGAACCAGTATCATCTTTAGATATCTCAATTAGGGCTCAAATATTAAACCTTTTAAAAGATCTGAAAGAGCGCTATAATTTAACCTACCTGTTGATTGCACATGACCTCTCTGTTGTCAAATATATGAGCGACTGGGTCTGTATTATGTATCTTGGAAGGGGGATGGAGTTAGCACGGGTTAAAGAGTTTTATAAAAAACCTTTACACCCATACACAAAATCTTTGTTATCTGCTGTACCCCCTATCCATCCCAGTATAGAAAAGAAACGAATAAAATTAAAAGGTGAGATGCCCAGCGCTATAAATCCACCTTCAGGATGCTTATTCCATACAAGATGTCCTTATACTGAAGAAAAATGTATAAACATTAATCCCAATTTTATGGAAATCCGACCTGGACATTGGGTTTCTTGTCATAGATGGGATGAAATCTAA
- a CDS encoding ABC transporter ATP-binding protein encodes MSEILLRVRDLKTYFFTSLGLVKAVDGVSFKIHKGEVLGLIGESGSGKSVTALSIMNLIPSPPGKIVDGQVLLDDFDLLQTKESEMWKIRGKRIAMSFQDPMTYLNPVHRIGDQIAEAIIIHQKLRKSEAFEKAIEIMELVQIPDAPQKARDYPHMLSGGMRQRVLLAMALSCNPELIIADEPTTALDVIVQANILDLLKDLKLKLNLSMLLISHDLGVVARLADRVAIMYAGRIMEYGEITTIFDSPKNPYTIGLLDSLPRIEEDQEKLISIPGDIPDMINPPSGCRFNPRCSHAISRCREEVPSLIEYEKDHLVACFQINKF; translated from the coding sequence ATGAGCGAAATTCTTCTAAGAGTTCGTGACCTCAAAACTTATTTTTTTACTTCTTTAGGTCTAGTGAAGGCCGTTGATGGTGTATCTTTTAAAATACATAAAGGAGAAGTTTTAGGCTTAATTGGTGAGTCTGGCTCTGGGAAGAGTGTGACCGCTCTTTCCATCATGAATTTAATTCCTAGTCCACCAGGAAAAATTGTTGATGGACAAGTCCTCTTAGACGACTTTGATCTCCTTCAAACTAAAGAAAGTGAAATGTGGAAGATTCGAGGCAAAAGAATAGCCATGAGTTTCCAAGATCCGATGACATATTTGAACCCTGTTCATAGAATTGGGGATCAGATAGCTGAAGCCATTATTATACATCAAAAACTTAGAAAATCGGAGGCTTTTGAAAAGGCAATAGAAATAATGGAATTAGTGCAGATTCCGGATGCCCCTCAAAAGGCTAGGGATTATCCTCACATGCTTAGTGGAGGTATGCGACAACGCGTACTATTAGCAATGGCTTTATCCTGTAATCCCGAGCTTATAATTGCTGACGAGCCTACAACTGCACTAGATGTTATTGTTCAAGCAAATATTCTTGATCTCCTAAAAGATCTGAAATTAAAGCTAAATTTATCCATGCTTTTGATCTCCCATGATTTGGGAGTAGTTGCACGCTTGGCAGACAGAGTTGCGATAATGTATGCAGGCAGAATCATGGAATATGGCGAAATTACGACTATTTTTGATTCTCCTAAGAACCCTTATACAATCGGACTCCTCGATTCCCTACCGAGAATTGAAGAGGATCAAGAAAAGCTCATCTCAATACCCGGAGATATTCCTGATATGATCAATCCACCTTCTGGATGCCGTTTTAATCCAAGGTGTTCCCATGCCATATCCCGTTGTCGAGAGGAGGTCCCCTCCCTCATAGAGTATGAAAAAGACCACCTGGTGGCCTGTTTCCAAATAAATAAGTTTTAG
- a CDS encoding ABC transporter permease: protein MNESSLFRGLIQSKDGFLKFWNRFKKNKAALLGLFIFTFFFFIAVFAPYLSPHDPFEMNFMDPEAPFKPPSREHPLGTDGFGRDQLSRLMHGARTSLFIGLLSTSICTSIGVVLGSISGYYGGRVDMIIMGVVDTVLMIPGFFLILIGAAVFGNSIWHVMWIIGLINWPGIARLVRAEFLSIKDMDYVKAARAAGATNFHIVFKQILPNAFFPVIVNASMRVSAAIMTEASLSFLGLGDPNAVSWGWLLNEAMRAFRSAWWLSFFPGLTITLIAIGFNLIGDGLNDALNPHLKER, encoded by the coding sequence ATGAATGAGAGTTCCTTATTCCGAGGGTTAATACAGTCAAAGGATGGATTCCTAAAGTTCTGGAACAGATTTAAAAAGAATAAGGCAGCGTTGCTGGGGTTATTTATTTTTACCTTTTTCTTTTTTATAGCGGTCTTTGCCCCCTATCTTTCGCCACATGACCCTTTTGAAATGAATTTTATGGACCCAGAGGCCCCTTTTAAACCACCTAGCCGTGAACATCCACTCGGTACAGATGGTTTCGGAAGAGATCAATTGAGTCGATTAATGCATGGGGCTAGGACATCTCTGTTCATAGGATTGTTATCAACAAGTATATGTACTTCAATTGGCGTGGTACTCGGATCTATCTCTGGATATTATGGAGGACGAGTTGACATGATAATTATGGGTGTTGTTGATACTGTCCTCATGATTCCAGGATTCTTTTTAATTCTTATTGGAGCCGCTGTATTTGGCAACAGCATCTGGCATGTCATGTGGATTATAGGTCTCATCAATTGGCCTGGGATAGCACGACTTGTTAGGGCTGAGTTCCTCTCTATCAAGGATATGGATTATGTAAAGGCAGCGAGAGCTGCCGGTGCTACAAATTTTCACATTGTTTTTAAACAGATATTACCCAATGCGTTCTTCCCTGTAATAGTCAACGCTTCAATGAGAGTCTCTGCGGCTATCATGACTGAAGCCTCTCTCAGTTTCTTGGGTTTAGGGGACCCTAATGCAGTTAGTTGGGGGTGGCTTCTTAATGAAGCCATGCGGGCATTTAGATCAGCTTGGTGGCTATCTTTCTTCCCAGGCTTAACGATAACTCTCATAGCCATTGGTTTTAATTTGATCGGAGATGGACTTAACGACGCGCTAAATCCTCATCTAAAGGAGCGATAA